In the genome of Methanobrevibacter ruminantium, the window AGCGGTTTAAGCTTAGCAGGAGACTATGTCATTGCAGCTATGGGAAGAGAAGCAAATGTAGATGACATTGGTCTTGAAAACGTAGGTTTGACATATACCAATAGAGGAATTAAGGTTAATGAATACCTTCAAACTGAAGTTCCTAATATCTATGCAAGCGGTGATGTGGCAGATAGTGGAATCGCAAAGCTTGTAACTGTTGCAATCCATCAATCAAAATACCTTGGAAAGGCATTATTGGAGGAAAATCCTGAAAAAATAGTTTATCCTGTAGTTCCTGCAGTTGCTTATACAATTCCAAGAATAGCAACAGTTGGAGTTCCTGCTTTTGTAGCTGAAGAGAGTGATGACTACGAAGTGCATAGAATCCAATACGGAAAATCCTATTCACTTGAGCTTAAAAACGACAGAACCGCTGAAGCTAAGGTAATTGTAGATAAGGACCTTCAAATAGTCGGTGCAGAAATCATGGCAGCAGATGCCGAGAATGTGGCGAATATGTTTACATTCATCATCAATCAAAAAATCAGCCTTGAAGATCTTGACCATATGATTTATGCATTCCCTTCAAGCAGTTCAGTATGCTTGTACAAATTGCACAACATTCATTATACATTTTAGATAGGAATTTATTTTTCCTATTTTTCTATTTTTAATTTTTTTATTTTTTTTCTGAATTTTTATTTTTTTAAGTTTTTTATGATTTTCTATATGGTCCAAAATTTTCCAATTTTTGACTTGCTATCATTGATGCAAAATCTGCAGAATTTTTAAAAGTTTTGTTTTTTAATCTTGCTGATATATATGCAGCCATATAAGTATCACCACATCCAGTAGCATCTACAATATCATCACATTTAACTGCATTTATTTTAATAGTTGTGTCATTACTATCAACAATTCTTGAACCTCTACTTCCATTTGTTACAACAAATGTTGAACCTTCAAATTTTCCACATTTTATGATATCAAATTCGCCTTCATCCATGAAAATTGTATCACTTATATCAAAAACATATTTTAGGTCATCGGATAGTTTTAATACCATCGAATTGTTTTCATCCTTGAATCTTAAAAAACCTTGAAGTGAAATAAATATTGGAACTTCAAAAGTTTTCAGAAATTCCAAAGTTTCAATTGGAAAGTCATTGCTGTTAAGTGGTGTCAGGACAAATGCATCAATATCACGATCATCAATTTCACATTCATCAAGAATATTCTTTATCTCATCAGCAAGTATAGGTATATCTGCAAAGTTGGTTGATTGCTTTCTCATATCCAGATTATCCTTATTAGGATATTCATTAATGAAATGATGAGTATCATCCTTTAAAATTAGCTTTACTTTTGACTTATTTGGGAATTCATCAATCAAGTCAGCATTTGAAGCATTCACTACTGCTAAGTAATCATTGTAAAACTCTTCATAAACAAAGCTTTGGAAAAAGCTGGCTCCACCTACTTTAGAGCTTTCCTCATCTCCAATTATTATTAGATCTTCACATGCTGGTCCAATTAATACAAGTGTCATGGCAATCAATCTTTATTGTTTTAAAGAAAAAAATAAAATTCCTAATTTAAAATTATTTTCTCTTTAGAAATATATAAACTTAGTGAAAGATTAATTAGTATAAAAAAGAAATTAAATTAATATAAACAGGAACTATTTTTGATAAAATAATAAATCAGCAAAAAGGTAATAGAATGGATATTTTAAGTTTGCCCCTTAACATCATCATTGGAAACATAATATCTTTTTTTGCATCAATTGCACTTATCTTAAGTTGCGTAGTCAATGATAAAAGAGAGGCATATAAATATCAGGTTATTGAAGCGCTTATTCTTACTGTTTCCTCTGCTTTTTTCCTTTCATGGACAGGAATACTTACAATGCTCATTGCAGCGGCAAGGAATTACTTGGTTATGAATGAAAAGCTTACTTCCAAATTAGCAATAATGTTCATTATAATTACCCTAATCATTTGTCCAATAATAAATACAATGGGCCTGATTGGACTATTGCCTATGATTGGAATCATACAGCTTACCATTTGCAACTATTACTTGAAAACAATCAAATGGATTAAGGTAGCATTTATTGTTAATGTTTTAATCTATGCAGTTTACTTTATAGGAATATATGATATTGTATCATGTCTTACTCAAGTGATTACAGCCCTTATAGGATTTGTTTCATTATTTAAGTTAATTAAAGAAGAAAGTGAGAAAAGATGAAAAAATAGTTTAAATAATAAATAAATTAATAATTACTGTATTAATTGCTTGATAATAAAAAAAGAAAATATTTGAAGAGTGAATACTTTAAGAATTACTCTTCATTACTAAAATATTTTGTAAAGACATATGCAAGAATTGATCCTGCAAAGTTTTGCCATACAGAATACAATGCACCAGGAACTGTCGCTAAAGTCAATGCTGGGAAATGTGTTTTAGCAAGGCTTGTAGATAACCCTGAATTCTGGAAAGCAAGTTCTATTGCAATTGTAATCATCTGCTTTCTTTTCATTCCAGAAATATAAGCTATTACAAATCCTAAAGCCATTGCTATGAAATATTGCAAAACAATCACTGCAATTATTACAAGGGATGAACTGATAATTGCTTCCTTGTTTACACCAATCACACCAGCAACGATAATTGCTATCACAACAGAAGACAATGCAGGCAAGTAATCCTTCAATTCCTCACAAAAGTCTGGGAATTTATAATTGAGGAACAATCCTAAACCTATTGGAATAATTACAATCTGCACAATAGAAATGAACATATCAACAGGATTGAATGCTATTGTATTTCCAATTAGAATCAATGTGATAATTGGAGTTAAGATAGGTGAAATTACAGTGGATACTGCAGTAAGGGATACTGAAAGGGCCAAATCCCCTTTTGCTAAGAAGGTAATTACATCAGATGCTGTTCCACCAGGAACTGTTCCAACAAGAACAAGCCCAACAGCCAATGCTTCATTCAAGTGAAAAAGACTTGCAATTGCAAATGCTATAAGAGGCATCAGCAAATATTGGGTACTGACTCCAATTAGAATCTCTTTAGGCCTTTTGAATACATTTACAAAGTGATCTATTTTTAGTGTTGTACCCATTCCAAAGAGAATGATTCCTAAAAGAACATTTATTATATTTACTCCCATAAACTCTTCCATAACCCAATTAAATGAACTTGGAATGGTTATGGCAATAAATACAGCAAGTAGAATAATTATAAAGAAATATTTCTCAACTAATTTAAAAAATATTTTCATAAAATTAATATTTGTTAAATCTATTTATAAATCTTTAGATTGTGACATTGCTAAAAAAAAAAAATAATTAAATCTATAAAATTTTTAAAATAATTCCATATAATGCGAACTAATTATTGCATGATAAAAAAAAACAAGAATTGTAAAAAATATAAAAAAGAAAAAAAGGTTAAATTTTAAAAAAATAAAAGAAAGGAGATTATAAATCTCCTAAAAACTGTTTATTCTTCTTCTCTACGTTTTAAGCCTAATCCGATTAAGACGAATGCTGCTAATAAAGCAACTAATGGGTTACCAGTGTTTAACATTTTAGCTGGAACTACTTCAGGTACAGGTTCCTCAGGTTCTTCAGGTACAGGAGGTTCAGGT includes:
- a CDS encoding PfkB family carbohydrate kinase, giving the protein MTLVLIGPACEDLIIIGDEESSKVGGASFFQSFVYEEFYNDYLAVVNASNADLIDEFPNKSKVKLILKDDTHHFINEYPNKDNLDMRKQSTNFADIPILADEIKNILDECEIDDRDIDAFVLTPLNSNDFPIETLEFLKTFEVPIFISLQGFLRFKDENNSMVLKLSDDLKYVFDISDTIFMDEGEFDIIKCGKFEGSTFVVTNGSRGSRIVDSNDTTIKINAVKCDDIVDATGCGDTYMAAYISARLKNKTFKNSADFASMIASQKLENFGPYRKS
- a CDS encoding YgjV family protein codes for the protein MDILSLPLNIIIGNIISFFASIALILSCVVNDKREAYKYQVIEALILTVSSAFFLSWTGILTMLIAAARNYLVMNEKLTSKLAIMFIIITLIICPIINTMGLIGLLPMIGIIQLTICNYYLKTIKWIKVAFIVNVLIYAVYFIGIYDIVSCLTQVITALIGFVSLFKLIKEESEKR
- a CDS encoding bile acid:sodium symporter family protein — protein: MKIFFKLVEKYFFIIILLAVFIAITIPSSFNWVMEEFMGVNIINVLLGIILFGMGTTLKIDHFVNVFKRPKEILIGVSTQYLLMPLIAFAIASLFHLNEALAVGLVLVGTVPGGTASDVITFLAKGDLALSVSLTAVSTVISPILTPIITLILIGNTIAFNPVDMFISIVQIVIIPIGLGLFLNYKFPDFCEELKDYLPALSSVVIAIIVAGVIGVNKEAIISSSLVIIAVIVLQYFIAMALGFVIAYISGMKRKQMITIAIELAFQNSGLSTSLAKTHFPALTLATVPGALYSVWQNFAGSILAYVFTKYFSNEE